A stretch of Desulfobacter hydrogenophilus DNA encodes these proteins:
- a CDS encoding response regulator transcription factor codes for MSEKKKILLVEDHPIFRLGLAELINQESDLAAYGSAGDVEQAIDEITDIYPDLIIADLSLKQSDGLDLVKYVKQHHSHIPVLVLSMHDEYLYAPRALSAGAHGYIMKQEAVESVVEAIHLLLAGKIYLNDKVKEHILLSMANPPEAQEKSPFDRLTDRELQVFKLIGRGFSTREIAERLFLSIKTIGTYRERIKKKLNIKHASELVRCAVHFEKTGHIGIVE; via the coding sequence ATGTCTGAAAAAAAGAAAATCTTGCTGGTGGAAGACCACCCCATTTTCAGGCTGGGCCTGGCGGAGTTGATTAATCAGGAAAGCGACTTAGCCGCATATGGCAGTGCCGGGGATGTTGAGCAGGCCATTGATGAAATAACTGATATATACCCGGACCTGATCATTGCGGATCTTTCCTTGAAGCAGTCTGACGGTCTTGATTTGGTCAAATATGTAAAACAGCATCACAGTCATATTCCCGTGCTGGTGCTTTCCATGCATGATGAATACCTTTATGCTCCCAGGGCCTTGTCTGCCGGAGCCCATGGCTACATCATGAAACAGGAAGCCGTGGAGTCCGTTGTTGAAGCCATTCATCTTCTGCTTGCCGGAAAAATTTATCTCAATGACAAAGTCAAAGAACATATTCTTTTGTCCATGGCCAATCCGCCGGAGGCGCAAGAAAAAAGCCCGTTTGACCGTTTAACCGACCGGGAGCTTCAGGTTTTCAAACTGATCGGCAGGGGTTTTTCAACCAGGGAAATTGCCGAGCGACTGTTTTTAAGTATCAAAACTATTGGTACCTACAGGGAACGTATTAAAAAAAAGCTTAATATTAAACATGCAAGCGAGTTGGTTCGCTGCGCAGTGCATTTTGAAAAAACAGGTCATATTGGTATTGTGGAGTAA
- a CDS encoding TRAP transporter TatT component family protein, translating into MPSDLNKRAYKFIIFCILPLGLTLLVQGCGVKSNMMTSLSRSILNNNDLVMVESGAPAYLIMVDSLIDQDPDSPDMLSSGARLYTAYSDVFVTDRERKKKLADKALNYALNAVCFAQSNACDLKQKPFEQFSAVVNAMEKKELPYLFTLGKAWGSWITAHKDDFNALVDIARIEAIMNRVIELDETYKDGGAYLYLGTLATFLPPALGGKPELGKQYFEKAISICGGKNLMTKVVYAKLYAKMMFDRQLFDHLLNEVMETDPNIDGYTLINIYAQQQAKKLLDEADDYF; encoded by the coding sequence ATGCCTTCTGATTTAAATAAAAGGGCATACAAATTTATTATTTTCTGCATACTGCCTTTGGGACTGACTCTCCTTGTCCAGGGATGCGGAGTAAAATCCAACATGATGACCTCTTTGTCCAGAAGTATCCTGAACAATAATGACCTGGTCATGGTGGAATCCGGTGCGCCGGCTTACCTGATTATGGTTGACAGCCTCATTGACCAGGACCCGGATTCCCCGGATATGCTCTCTTCAGGTGCCCGGCTTTATACTGCCTATTCAGATGTGTTTGTCACGGACAGGGAGCGAAAAAAAAAACTGGCAGATAAAGCCCTGAATTATGCCCTGAACGCTGTCTGCTTTGCCCAAAGCAATGCCTGTGATTTAAAGCAAAAACCCTTTGAGCAGTTCAGTGCCGTTGTAAATGCCATGGAAAAAAAGGAGCTGCCATATCTGTTTACCCTGGGGAAGGCTTGGGGTTCCTGGATTACGGCCCATAAAGATGACTTCAACGCTCTGGTCGACATTGCCAGAATCGAGGCCATTATGAACCGGGTCATTGAGCTGGATGAAACCTACAAGGACGGGGGTGCCTATTTGTATTTAGGCACCCTTGCCACCTTTCTGCCCCCGGCGTTAGGCGGGAAGCCCGAACTGGGAAAACAGTATTTTGAAAAAGCTATTTCCATTTGCGGGGGTAAAAATCTGATGACAAAAGTTGTTTATGCAAAATTGTACGCCAAAATGATGTTTGACCGGCAGCTTTTCGATCACCTGCTTAACGAGGTTATGGAAACAGACCCGAACATAGACGGCTATACATTGATCAACATCTATGCCCAGCAGCAGGCAAAAAAACTTCTGGATGAAGCTGACGACTATTTTTAA
- a CDS encoding TRAP transporter small permease, whose translation MSRVISILHKIEDALLVSLLLLIIGLVVFQIVLRNGFDTGIVWADPLVRVLVLWLGLIGAMVASRTDNHISIDIVSKYLTTGFKRFTDLFIYLFTTIICALMTQHSARFVLMEKADGMLAFFSVPVWLCELVIPVAFGIITIRYALFFLGNLIKIFTPDP comes from the coding sequence ATGTCCCGTGTGATTTCCATTCTTCATAAAATCGAAGATGCCCTGTTGGTGAGCCTGCTTTTGCTCATAATCGGTCTTGTCGTGTTCCAGATCGTTCTAAGAAACGGTTTTGATACCGGTATTGTCTGGGCTGATCCTCTGGTTCGCGTGCTGGTGCTCTGGCTGGGACTCATCGGCGCCATGGTGGCTTCAAGAACAGATAATCACATCAGCATTGATATTGTATCCAAATATCTGACCACGGGCTTTAAACGGTTTACAGACCTTTTTATTTACCTGTTCACAACAATTATCTGTGCGTTGATGACCCAACACAGTGCAAGGTTTGTCCTCATGGAAAAGGCCGACGGAATGTTGGCATTTTTTTCGGTACCCGTATGGCTCTGTGAACTTGTAATTCCCGTTGCATTCGGTATTATTACCATCAGATATGCCCTGTTTTTTCTTGGAAATCTGATCAAAATATTTACCCCCGATCCCTGA
- a CDS encoding pyridoxal phosphate-dependent aminotransferase, translating to MYISKNIESLRYSVIREMSQVAAQYENVISLGIGEPDFHTPAPIIEKAFEDARKGHTHYTHAKGDPQLIEKLSVRLSKDLGKIVPPECIIITHGAMNGLANAFRTLMDPGDEIIVIEPHFPDYLAHITLAHAVPKYVPSGFDKGFLPDPADIEAAITTETKIILINSPNNPTGTVVPKRLLEEISDIAKAHDLCVVSDEVYDRISFEGRAASIYSCPGMENHALVINSFSKTYAMTGWRVGFAYGPQPVIDQMVKVGNYAMACACSVSQRAAIAALDTPDEVIKEMSDTFEQRVELVCSRLEAMPGVRVRRPKGSFYVFADISSITNQSRQFALDLIKEEKVVVVPGYPFGLSCEGCIRIACTINSEQLCEAMDRLERFLAVRRH from the coding sequence TTGTATATTTCTAAAAATATTGAATCCCTGAGGTACAGCGTAATACGGGAAATGAGTCAGGTCGCAGCCCAATATGAGAATGTCATCTCCCTTGGCATCGGCGAACCAGATTTTCATACCCCGGCCCCCATTATCGAGAAAGCCTTTGAAGATGCCCGTAAGGGCCATACCCATTACACCCACGCCAAAGGCGACCCACAGCTCATTGAAAAGTTGTCCGTTCGCCTGTCAAAGGACCTTGGCAAAATTGTTCCGCCTGAGTGCATCATAATTACTCACGGCGCCATGAACGGCCTTGCCAATGCTTTCAGGACCCTTATGGATCCAGGAGATGAAATCATTGTCATCGAACCCCATTTCCCGGATTACCTGGCCCACATCACCCTGGCCCATGCCGTGCCTAAGTATGTGCCTTCGGGATTTGATAAAGGTTTTTTACCGGATCCGGCAGACATTGAAGCGGCCATCACAACGGAAACAAAAATTATTTTGATCAACTCGCCAAATAATCCCACAGGTACGGTTGTTCCCAAACGCCTTCTGGAAGAGATCTCTGACATTGCCAAAGCCCACGATCTTTGCGTGGTGTCTGATGAGGTGTATGACCGAATTTCATTTGAAGGCCGGGCCGCATCCATATATAGCTGTCCGGGGATGGAAAACCATGCCCTTGTAATTAATTCTTTTTCCAAAACCTATGCCATGACAGGATGGCGGGTGGGATTTGCCTATGGGCCTCAACCTGTGATTGATCAGATGGTAAAAGTGGGCAACTACGCCATGGCTTGCGCCTGCAGTGTGAGCCAGCGGGCAGCCATTGCAGCCCTGGATACGCCTGATGAGGTGATCAAAGAGATGTCTGATACCTTTGAACAGCGGGTGGAACTGGTCTGTTCGCGGCTTGAGGCCATGCCCGGGGTCCGGGTCAGGCGCCCCAAAGGCAGTTTTTACGTATTTGCCGATATCTCCAGCATCACCAACCAATCCAGACAGTTTGCCCTGGATCTGATAAAAGAGGAAAAAGTCGTGGTGGTACCCGGGTATCCATTCGGGCTATCCTGTGAGGGGTGTATCCGCATTGCCTGCACCATAAACAGCGAACAACTTTGTGAGGCCATGGATCGTCTGGAGCGGTTTCTTGCTGTAAGAAGACACTAA
- a CDS encoding TRAP transporter large permease, which produces MTFTIIGLLIVFALMGAPLFTVIIAAAMYGFHLSEIDLSVMAIELYRIADTPILLALPLFTFAGYLLGESNTSQRLVTLTQAFLGWIPGGLAIVAFVVCALFTAFTGASGVTIVAMGALLYPALTQAGYTDHFSLGLVTTSGSLGLLLPPSLPLILYGIIAQQMSGGEQVSIENLFLAGLFPALLMIVMLSIWSVWANRGNQVPLTRFSVKNCFSALKAAGWEVPLPLFVFFGIYSGYFAVSEAAAVTAMYVLVVEVLIYREIALKKLPGIIRESMVMVGGILLILGVSLALTNYLIDAEAPMKLFKFCETFVASKLVFLILLNIFLLILGAMLDIFSAIIIMVPLMLPVALKYGIHPVHLGIIFLANMQIGYFTPPVGMNLFIAGYRFKKPIDEIYRATIPFMLVLLLSVLIITYWPQLSLFLI; this is translated from the coding sequence ATGACATTTACAATTATCGGTCTGCTCATTGTTTTTGCCCTGATGGGCGCACCTTTGTTCACGGTGATCATTGCTGCAGCCATGTACGGATTTCACCTGTCTGAAATTGATTTATCAGTTATGGCCATTGAGTTATACCGGATTGCGGATACCCCTATCCTGCTGGCCCTGCCTTTGTTCACCTTTGCCGGGTATCTCCTTGGGGAGAGCAATACCTCCCAGCGGCTTGTGACGCTGACCCAGGCCTTTCTGGGATGGATACCCGGCGGGCTTGCCATTGTGGCCTTTGTGGTATGCGCGCTGTTCACGGCATTTACCGGAGCATCCGGGGTGACCATTGTGGCCATGGGCGCGCTTTTGTACCCGGCCCTGACCCAGGCCGGATATACGGACCATTTCAGCCTGGGGCTGGTGACCACTTCGGGCAGTCTTGGACTTTTGCTGCCCCCGTCTTTACCCCTGATTCTTTACGGCATCATTGCCCAGCAGATGAGCGGGGGTGAACAGGTCTCCATTGAAAACCTTTTCCTGGCCGGTCTGTTCCCGGCACTTCTTATGATTGTGATGCTGTCCATCTGGAGCGTTTGGGCCAACCGGGGAAATCAGGTGCCGTTAACCCGATTTTCTGTTAAAAACTGCTTTTCGGCCCTTAAGGCCGCGGGCTGGGAGGTGCCTCTGCCCCTGTTTGTATTCTTCGGGATCTATTCTGGATATTTTGCCGTATCCGAGGCAGCTGCGGTAACGGCCATGTATGTACTGGTGGTGGAAGTACTGATCTACCGGGAAATTGCGTTAAAAAAACTGCCCGGCATTATCCGGGAGTCCATGGTCATGGTGGGTGGTATCCTGCTCATCTTAGGGGTATCTTTAGCTCTGACCAACTATCTCATTGATGCCGAAGCGCCCATGAAGTTGTTTAAATTCTGCGAAACTTTTGTAGCCAGCAAACTTGTATTTCTCATTCTGCTCAATATCTTCCTGCTGATCCTGGGCGCCATGCTTGATATTTTTTCAGCCATCATTATCATGGTTCCGCTCATGCTGCCCGTGGCCCTGAAATACGGGATACATCCGGTCCATTTAGGGATTATCTTTCTGGCGAACATGCAGATCGGATACTTCACCCCGCCTGTGGGCATGAACCTGTTCATTGCAGGTTACCGGTTCAAGAAACCCATTGATGAAATTTACCGGGCCACAATCCCGTTCATGCTCGTGCTGCTGCTGTCAGTACTGATCATCACCTACTGGCCTCAGTTAAGCCTGTTTCTGATTTAA
- a CDS encoding DUF134 domain-containing protein yields the protein MPRPKRPRCISSKPAIKGFKPRGTVETGEVILSLEEFEALKLIDYEGMDQSGAAQVMDVSRQTVGRVLKTARHKIAEALVTAKRLTVQGGCYEMRGRGQGRGWRHGCRKPQGL from the coding sequence ATGCCAAGACCCAAGCGACCTAGATGTATTTCATCCAAACCGGCCATTAAAGGGTTTAAGCCCAGAGGAACAGTGGAGACCGGAGAGGTCATCCTTTCCCTGGAAGAATTTGAAGCCCTCAAACTCATAGATTATGAGGGCATGGACCAGTCTGGAGCCGCGCAGGTTATGGATGTTTCCCGACAAACCGTTGGAAGGGTTCTTAAAACCGCCCGCCATAAAATCGCTGAAGCGCTGGTGACAGCCAAACGGCTCACCGTCCAAGGCGGTTGCTATGAGATGCGGGGACGGGGACAGGGCCGAGGTTGGCGGCATGGGTGCAGAAAACCGCAAGGACTTTAG
- a CDS encoding DEAD/DEAH box helicase translates to MKFDTYAINSTLKKNLEAQGFIRPTDIQYKAIPSILKGEDVLAIAQTGTGKTVAFAVPVIDAVLNEKKTKKKPGIQSIIMVPTRELAVQINEVFMGLCRKTKVKPFAVFGGVEQDKQIQTLIKGVDILIATPGRMFDLISQKAIDIRQVKILILDEADQMLAKGFFDDIQCIKRLLKQRHQTLFFSATIDKNIKKLAYSQVRSSAVRIQISPEDPVSKNVSHYVIFVEMDDKRFFLRKFIRDNPESKILVFVRTTVRAERVAKALERAEIDALTIYGKKDQDQRLAVLTRFKQGDDKILIATDVSARGIDIPNVDYVVNYDLPEQKEMYVHRVGRTGRGRSKGKAISFCSSQEKDLLTQIQNFLGKQIEKITVSKDEYAFTVEVTETSKDIREMILANEAWEKKKGRRKKK, encoded by the coding sequence ATGAAATTTGACACCTATGCAATAAACAGCACCCTGAAAAAAAACCTGGAAGCGCAGGGGTTTATCAGGCCCACAGACATTCAGTACAAAGCCATTCCCTCCATATTAAAAGGTGAAGACGTTCTGGCCATTGCACAGACGGGAACCGGAAAAACCGTGGCGTTTGCAGTCCCTGTTATAGATGCTGTTTTGAACGAAAAAAAAACAAAAAAAAAACCGGGCATCCAAAGTATTATCATGGTTCCCACCAGGGAACTTGCTGTTCAGATAAATGAAGTCTTTATGGGGTTGTGCCGCAAAACAAAGGTTAAACCCTTTGCCGTTTTCGGCGGGGTTGAACAGGATAAACAGATTCAGACACTCATAAAAGGGGTTGATATTCTCATTGCCACCCCGGGCCGTATGTTTGACCTGATCAGCCAGAAAGCCATTGATATCCGACAGGTTAAAATTTTAATCCTTGACGAAGCGGATCAAATGCTGGCCAAAGGATTTTTTGATGATATCCAATGTATCAAGCGACTTTTAAAACAACGGCACCAGACCCTATTTTTTTCAGCTACAATTGACAAAAACATTAAAAAGCTGGCCTATTCACAGGTCAGGTCCTCTGCCGTGCGCATCCAAATTTCGCCGGAAGATCCGGTATCAAAAAATGTATCCCACTATGTGATTTTTGTGGAAATGGACGATAAACGCTTTTTTCTGCGTAAATTCATCCGGGATAACCCGGAAAGCAAAATCCTAGTTTTTGTCAGAACCACCGTACGGGCCGAACGGGTGGCCAAAGCCCTGGAAAGAGCAGAGATAGACGCGTTGACCATTTATGGTAAAAAAGATCAGGATCAGCGGCTGGCGGTTTTGACCCGTTTCAAACAAGGTGATGACAAGATACTTATTGCCACGGATGTGTCGGCCCGGGGCATTGATATCCCCAATGTTGATTATGTGGTCAATTATGACCTTCCAGAACAAAAAGAAATGTATGTCCACAGGGTCGGCAGAACCGGTCGCGGTCGATCCAAGGGAAAAGCCATATCATTTTGCAGCAGCCAGGAAAAGGACCTGTTAACGCAAATCCAGAATTTTTTAGGTAAACAGATAGAAAAAATAACCGTTTCAAAGGACGAATATGCATTTACGGTTGAGGTCACGGAAACATCAAAAGATATCAGAGAAATGATCCTGGCAAATGAAGCGTGGGAAAAGAAAAAAGGCCGTCGGAAAAAAAAATAA
- a CDS encoding NfeD family protein, whose protein sequence is MNAWILPLILQIMGIFTVVAEVFLPSLGLLSITALGLIGYSLFLVFNAFPLSVFYAVIGADLILLPVAFILGFKALAVSPLSLKKKLSASQGVVSQSPDLKNYLDCTGHSITTLRPSGTALIDGVRLDVVTDGEFIEADTPLRVCKVTGNQVIVRRGENV, encoded by the coding sequence ATGAACGCCTGGATCCTACCTTTGATTCTTCAGATCATGGGAATTTTTACCGTTGTTGCAGAAGTGTTTCTGCCGTCCCTGGGGCTTTTATCCATAACTGCTCTGGGACTTATCGGATACTCCCTTTTTCTTGTATTCAATGCCTTTCCCCTTTCGGTGTTTTATGCGGTCATAGGGGCAGATCTGATTCTACTTCCGGTGGCCTTTATTCTGGGATTTAAAGCGCTGGCGGTTTCTCCTTTGTCCCTAAAAAAAAAATTATCTGCATCCCAGGGTGTGGTTTCCCAGTCCCCGGATCTTAAAAATTACCTGGACTGCACCGGGCACAGCATCACAACCCTTCGCCCGTCCGGAACCGCTCTGATTGACGGTGTCCGTCTGGATGTGGTTACGGACGGAGAATTTATCGAGGCAGATACACCCTTAAGGGTCTGCAAGGTCACAGGGAATCAGGTGATCGTCCGCCGTGGGGAAAATGTTTGA
- a CDS encoding metal-dependent transcriptional regulator — protein MNSEDTLSESLEDYLEVILELQTMNTVARSKDIAEKLNIKCGSVTGTLKKLADRKLINYEPYGYITLTSKGEKIAKEVTTRHNVFKHFLFKHVELDETIAEQTACRMEHAMNHKNFMKFKAFVTKLDA, from the coding sequence ATGAACAGCGAAGACACCCTTTCCGAAAGCCTTGAAGACTATCTTGAAGTCATACTGGAACTTCAGACCATGAATACGGTTGCCCGATCAAAAGATATTGCCGAAAAACTGAATATTAAATGCGGGTCCGTTACAGGTACCCTTAAAAAATTGGCTGATCGGAAACTCATAAATTATGAACCTTACGGCTATATCACCTTGACCTCCAAAGGGGAGAAAATCGCAAAAGAGGTTACAACCCGTCATAATGTGTTTAAGCATTTTTTATTCAAACATGTGGAGCTTGATGAAACTATTGCAGAACAAACCGCATGCCGTATGGAACATGCCATGAACCATAAAAACTTTATGAAATTTAAGGCGTTTGTTACAAAACTGGATGCCTGA
- a CDS encoding NfeD family protein encodes MRSVMLPEQKFLQVWTAVLFFVLILSAAAKAAGPVVHIIPVSGTVEPGMAAYLKRVVSSLEKDDTAILVFALDTFGGRVDAAFDIVETICTVPKERTIAYVEKRAISAGALIALSAGTLIMKENTLIGDCAPIIQTSEGHKEAGEKTQTVLRAQFRTLAKRNNYSQVLAESMVSKSMEVYKITRGDRSEYMDKTTFQELSEKEKATITRKSTIVSEGELLTMDDKEAADLGFSRQSVATLDQALEIMGYGASQKIQVTENWSETFVRWLQPFLPILMIIGIGAVYTEVKAPGFGIPGIVGIICLGLVFFNQYLVGLADYTEILVFIIGFLLLGMEMFVLPGFGIAGISAIIVLAAGLVLSFQNFVLPDPSLPWQGELMIKNLGLVMGSALGALLVSMSVVRFALPKLSKVIKGPYLDATLQDSRADSTEALGIRAGDEGISLTTLRPSGKVRIRDRKVDAVTQGGFIDPGTPVRVARVTAGHVIVETIMEKREK; translated from the coding sequence ATGAGATCTGTTATGTTGCCGGAACAAAAATTTCTCCAGGTATGGACCGCAGTCCTGTTTTTTGTATTAATCCTTTCCGCCGCAGCTAAGGCTGCCGGGCCGGTGGTGCACATCATTCCCGTTTCCGGGACTGTCGAACCGGGCATGGCCGCATACCTCAAACGGGTGGTATCCTCCCTTGAAAAGGATGACACCGCCATTTTGGTTTTTGCCCTGGATACCTTTGGTGGAAGGGTGGATGCGGCCTTTGATATTGTGGAAACCATCTGCACCGTACCAAAGGAAAGAACCATTGCCTATGTGGAGAAAAGAGCCATTTCCGCAGGCGCACTGATTGCGCTTTCCGCCGGTACCCTGATCATGAAGGAAAATACCCTTATCGGTGACTGTGCCCCCATTATTCAGACCAGTGAAGGCCACAAGGAAGCCGGTGAGAAAACCCAGACCGTCCTCCGGGCACAGTTTCGCACCCTGGCCAAACGAAACAACTATTCTCAAGTGCTGGCCGAATCCATGGTGTCCAAATCCATGGAGGTCTATAAAATTACCCGGGGGGATCGTTCTGAATACATGGATAAAACGACCTTTCAGGAGCTTTCCGAAAAAGAAAAGGCAACGATCACCCGTAAATCAACGATTGTAAGCGAGGGTGAGCTTTTGACTATGGATGACAAGGAAGCTGCCGATCTAGGGTTTTCCCGTCAGAGTGTTGCTACCCTTGACCAGGCCCTTGAAATTATGGGGTACGGAGCGTCTCAAAAAATTCAGGTTACGGAAAACTGGTCGGAAACTTTTGTCAGATGGCTCCAGCCTTTTCTACCTATTCTCATGATTATAGGCATCGGTGCCGTATATACGGAGGTTAAGGCCCCGGGATTCGGTATTCCGGGCATTGTAGGCATTATTTGCCTGGGACTTGTGTTTTTTAACCAGTATCTGGTGGGACTTGCCGATTATACGGAAATTCTGGTATTTATCATTGGGTTTTTGCTTCTGGGCATGGAAATGTTTGTCTTGCCGGGATTCGGCATCGCCGGTATCAGCGCTATCATTGTCCTGGCCGCAGGCCTTGTGCTCTCTTTTCAGAATTTTGTGCTGCCCGATCCAAGCCTGCCTTGGCAGGGAGAGCTCATGATAAAAAATTTGGGACTGGTCATGGGCAGTGCCCTTGGCGCATTGCTGGTGTCAATGTCTGTGGTGCGTTTTGCGCTGCCCAAGCTGTCAAAGGTGATCAAGGGACCGTATCTGGATGCCACACTTCAGGACTCCCGTGCCGACTCCACGGAGGCCTTAGGTATTCGCGCCGGCGATGAGGGCATTTCCCTGACAACGTTGCGGCCTTCGGGCAAGGTCCGTATCAGGGATAGAAAAGTTGATGCCGTTACCCAGGGCGGTTTTATTGATCCCGGCACACCCGTCCGGGTGGCCCGGGTAACAGCGGGCCATGTAATTGTTGAAACGATTATGGAAAAGAGGGAAAAATGA
- the floA gene encoding flotillin-like protein FloA (flotillin-like protein involved in membrane lipid rafts): MEIMSILLIIAGILGLVLVYFAFSYLGLWVQALVSGARVGLFNIIFMRFRKVPPKLIVESKIMAVKAGIDIATDSLESHFLAGGNVSRVIQALIAADKANIDLPFNRAAAIDLAGRDVLEAVQMSVNPKVIETPIVAAMAKDGIQLKAISRVTVRANIDRLVGGAGEETILARVGEGIVTTIGSAVTHKQVLENPDTISKTVLSKGLDAGTAYEILSIDIADVDVGKNIGAELETDRAEADKKIAQAKAEEKRAMAFAQEQEMKARVQEMRAKVVEAEAQVPLAMAEAFRSGNLGIMDYYKMQNISADTRMRDTIATPDQPEEPLK; encoded by the coding sequence ATGGAAATTATGTCCATTCTTCTAATCATTGCCGGCATCCTCGGCCTGGTGCTTGTTTACTTTGCATTTTCCTACCTTGGGCTTTGGGTCCAGGCCCTGGTGTCCGGTGCCCGGGTGGGGTTGTTCAACATTATTTTCATGCGGTTCAGAAAAGTGCCGCCTAAATTGATCGTGGAATCCAAGATCATGGCTGTGAAAGCCGGGATTGATATTGCCACAGACAGTCTTGAATCCCATTTCCTTGCCGGCGGCAATGTGTCCCGGGTGATCCAAGCACTGATTGCTGCGGACAAGGCCAATATTGATCTTCCCTTTAATCGGGCCGCTGCCATTGACCTTGCCGGCCGGGATGTGCTGGAAGCCGTACAGATGTCGGTTAACCCTAAAGTTATTGAAACGCCCATTGTGGCGGCCATGGCCAAGGACGGTATCCAACTCAAGGCTATTTCCAGGGTTACGGTGCGGGCCAATATTGATCGCCTGGTGGGCGGGGCCGGCGAAGAGACCATTCTGGCTCGTGTGGGCGAGGGCATTGTTACCACGATTGGTTCGGCTGTCACCCATAAACAGGTGCTGGAAAATCCGGATACCATTTCCAAAACCGTTTTAAGCAAGGGACTGGATGCAGGCACGGCCTACGAGATCCTCTCCATTGATATCGCTGACGTGGATGTGGGCAAAAATATTGGTGCTGAACTGGAAACCGACCGGGCCGAGGCAGACAAGAAGATTGCCCAGGCCAAGGCCGAGGAAAAACGGGCCATGGCTTTTGCCCAGGAACAGGAGATGAAGGCCCGGGTCCAGGAAATGCGGGCCAAGGTGGTGGAGGCCGAAGCCCAGGTACCCCTGGCCATGGCCGAGGCATTTAGAAGCGGCAATCTTGGGATTATGGACTATTATAAGATGCAGAATATCAGCGCCGACACCCGGATGAGGGATACCATTGCCACCCCTGATCAGCCTGAGGAACCTTTAAAATAA
- the dctP gene encoding TRAP transporter substrate-binding protein DctP, giving the protein MLNKSILQLFFCILMITVFCVSAQAVTIKIATISPEGSMWMEKMRQGANQVAKVTDNRVKFKFYPGGVMGNDKAVLRKIRINQLQGGAFMAGSLSSFFQGNQIYAQPMKFKSQEEVDYVRGHMDAYIINGLGDGGIVCFTLMGGGFAYIMSKSPITSVGDLKNRKIWVPDNDKASVDSVSSFGVSPIALPLADVRTGLQSGLIDTVGTSPVGAVVLQWHTEIKYITNIPLLYVYAVFAIDKKTFNKISPDDQKIVSGVMNQALQEIDRLNRQDNVKAIEALKKQGIEFITPSQEQMNEWMATAAKASQKMINAGDLPKAPADEIDALLEQYRKNQ; this is encoded by the coding sequence ATGCTTAACAAATCTATTCTGCAATTATTTTTCTGTATTCTGATGATCACGGTTTTTTGTGTATCCGCACAAGCCGTTACCATAAAAATTGCCACCATCTCACCGGAAGGTTCCATGTGGATGGAAAAAATGCGCCAAGGCGCAAACCAGGTCGCCAAGGTCACGGATAATCGTGTCAAATTCAAATTCTATCCCGGCGGGGTCATGGGAAATGACAAGGCTGTATTGCGCAAAATCCGCATTAACCAGCTCCAGGGCGGTGCGTTCATGGCCGGCAGCCTGTCCTCATTTTTCCAGGGCAATCAGATCTATGCCCAGCCCATGAAATTCAAATCCCAGGAAGAGGTGGATTATGTGCGAGGACACATGGATGCCTACATCATCAATGGCCTTGGTGATGGGGGGATTGTCTGTTTTACCCTCATGGGTGGCGGTTTTGCATATATCATGTCTAAATCGCCCATTACATCTGTCGGGGATCTTAAAAACCGCAAAATATGGGTGCCGGACAATGATAAAGCGTCTGTGGATTCAGTGAGCAGTTTCGGCGTCTCCCCCATTGCCCTGCCCCTGGCGGATGTGCGCACGGGGTTGCAATCCGGGCTCATTGACACCGTGGGGACTTCCCCGGTGGGTGCTGTTGTGCTCCAATGGCACACGGAAATAAAGTACATTACCAATATTCCATTGCTCTATGTTTATGCCGTTTTTGCCATAGATAAAAAAACATTTAATAAAATCTCACCGGACGACCAGAAAATCGTTTCTGGCGTTATGAACCAGGCACTTCAAGAGATAGACCGCTTGAACCGACAGGACAATGTCAAAGCCATTGAAGCCTTAAAAAAACAGGGGATTGAATTCATCACCCCGTCCCAGGAGCAAATGAATGAATGGATGGCAACAGCGGCCAAAGCGTCCCAAAAAATGATAAATGCCGGAGATCTGCCCAAAGCGCCGGCAGACGAGATAGATGCGTTGCTCGAGCAGTACCGTAAAAACCAGTGA